The Anopheles coluzzii chromosome 2, AcolN3, whole genome shotgun sequence genome window below encodes:
- the LOC120950340 gene encoding Alstrom syndrome protein 1 homolog a-like yields MSQSDRVTDLIMHYYMEHGRNRDLEKYLRLRRMSSATRSSSDGSLPCLDELQRRACHAASERSGLGKSMENLATLRKKAEQQQQDESEKSLRNASAGSGKSNANKTPDKAVGAVATDTAKQGGVTVREKKMEQKSGRNFNFNLESVIEINLPPPPTITLGVPTTATTIAPITYTQPGLPTASTAKEHSPRLVVHETSTQTAATEDDPIRPVVKTHAPGTVEEPLDSTKDLSPVSSIASNKQRLEWDSLGDIGYDSSERLQFCGAADLNETEKRCLQRYFARKGLTFDRSVIVVRQREEREKKAAGRGEDTSIMRAKPDAQSTPKVAPLQSAPPPPAAVRRNEGEEAKATQTTLQPRVRESRGIQVTRRHDESSLPYQRQDKAIGTTDSYTLAGSVDAAESFEFFSPSVPATGNNTPSVVASASTPVQSSSDTTSSSGVNEASASGRSLRPTFDDEVKLGLTLYNSICELASMPTGVKESLIDKIFRKLSRHDPKRRTREQLLHDYGKDVRKRREKEEQTIEETTVEDAGGCSKAVQKEDDNVYDDVSPCSEKDESPPQLDRSIGLVEVIEETKHPAAPVGSSNVSEGSVKASPSGSNEGNNVRHSTTSTGGLVSIENSSHRTVSSLPVSAGTTKENPPRKLSAPEPRDRRVRKAMQEYLRPMTHSEVEYENFKQLQQLNQERAHDPQLAKIDREIEQLLVKKMLLLNPGSTVTAEPTLPANTHTAAPPALPSERSGTVYTSVHDPVSADSSCSKNSTASTAWNSHYHMAKVIKNRSKLETPVELTTTPSDVSIPTFIKQKQDKFVENYDQVRTRRVFEEQNHLYTRPYSSSRRSDRRHHPLQQEKENHHAFGKDRYALNKLSKGTGGDSRRPISSSNNTILSPEFISSDSISIPVVTTLTNTTTTHHYDIKSRRPSLPLATKGGRTAGTQTTDSILRTKPIFGEKKQKSTGVTASVQVPSTVGRTGIAEGGFPIVQCNCPCGQREPTVETHGIPRRTEIIDRTATGRQDKQAQTKPSSIAYVITFEGTTAAERNRHDNYGSAPPVRHPSSLSSDNEGSSGSAGESEPENGKDNVSEKMLTLREQFRRSCPATLSRIEERRQCISELNKLRSKRNQQRQRLLLLTSDDSLRKTSAAGGRGQLPPPPLSQRRVFASTRAIRENTRRQVRNLPEVQRKREIERFNNLKRKNRILKDVYNKNLQRKVLKGQVDLSNSVRVIQD; encoded by the exons ATGTCGCAAAGCGATCGTGTGACGGACTTGATCATGCACTACTACATGGAGCACGGCCGCAACCGGGACCTGGAGAAGTATCTTCGCCTGCGCCGTATGTCCAGCGCGACGCGCTCCTCCAGCGACGGCAGCCTGCCCTGCCTGGACGAACTGCAGCGGCGCGCCTGTCATGCCGCTTCCGAACGATCCGGGCTCGGCAAGTCGATGGAAAATTTGGCCACGCTGCGCAAAAAGGcggaacaacagcaacaggacGAGAGCGAAAAGTCGCTACGAAATGCGTCCGCCGGGAGTGGGAAATcgaacgcaaacaaaacacccgACAAGGCAGTAGGCGCTGTGGCGACGGATACGGCAAAGCAGGGCGGCGTGACGGTGCGCGAGAAAAAGATGGAGCAAAAGAGTGGCAGGAACTTCAACTTTAATCTCGAGTCAGTGATCGAAATTAATCTGCCCCCACCGCCGACCATAACGCTGGGCGTTCCAACCACCGCGACGACCATTGCTCCGATTACGTACACCCAGCCGGGTCTGCCAACAGCCTCGACGGCTAAGGAACATTCGCCGCGACTCGTCGTGCACGAGACCAGCACACAAACGGCAGCCACGGAAGATGATCCAATCCGGCCGGTGGTGAAAACGCACGCCCCGGGTACGGTAGAGGAACCGCTGGACAGCACGAAGGACCTTTCACCCGTCAGCAGTATCGCCTCGAACAAGCAACGGTTGGAGTGGGATTCGCTCGGGGACATTGGGTACGATTCGAGCGAGCGGCTCCAGTTCTGCGGTGCGGCCGATCTGAACGAAACCGAGAAGCGGTGCCTGCAGCGTTACTTCGCCCGCAAGGGACTGACCTTCGATCGGAGCGTGATTGTTGTGCGGCAGCGGGAAGAACGGGAGAAAAAGGCTGCCGGACGCGGTGAGGACACATCGATTATGCGAGCGAAGCCGGATGCACAAAGCACACCGAAGGTGGCACCACTGCAGTCAGCGCCACCACCCCCGGCAGCAGTGAGGCGGAATGAGGGCGAGGAGGCTAAAGCTACGCAAACGACGCTCCAGCCACGCGTGCGGGAATCGCGTGGCATTCAAGTAACGCGACGACACGACGAATCGTCACTGCCCTACCAGCGGCAGGACAAAGCCATCGGTACGACCGATAGCTACACGCTGGCGGGCTCGGTCGATGCGGCGGAAAGTTTCGAATTCTTCTCGCCCTCGGTGCCGGCAACGGGAAATAACACTCCCTCGGTTGTTGCTTCCGCTTCCACGCCGGTACAGTCCTCGTCGGACACGACATCCTCGTCGGGGGTAAATGAGGCCAGCGCCAGTGGTCGCTCGCTGCGTCCCACCTTTGACGACGAGGTGAAGCTCGGGTTGACGCTGTACAACTCGATCTGCGAGCTGGCGAGCATGCCAACAGGTGTGAAGGAAAGTTTGATCGATAAAATATTCCGCAAGCTTTCGCGGCACGATCCGAAGCGAAGAACGCGGGAACAGTTGCTGCACGACTATGGGAAGGATGTTAGAAAGCGCAGGGAGAAGGAGGAGCAGACCATCGAGGAGACGACAGTGGAGGATGCAGGTGGCTGCTCGAAAGCGGTACAAAAGGAGGACGACAATGTGTACGACGATGTGAGTCCTTGTAGCGAGAAGGACGAATCGCCGCCACAGCTGGATCGAAGCATCGGTCTGGTGGAGGTCATCGAGGAGACGAAACATCCGGCAGCACCTGTCGGAAGCTCCAACGTATCGGAAGGCTCGGTTAAAGCGTCCCCTTCCGGATCGAACGAGGGCAATAACGTGCGTCACAGCACCacttccaccggtggattGGTTTCGATTGAGAACTCTTCCCATCGCACCGTATCCTCGCTGCCGGTGTCGGCGGGCACAACGAAGGAGAACCCTCCGCGAAAGCTGTCCGCCCCGGAACCGCGTGATCGGCGGGTGCGCAAAGCCATGCAGGAGTATCTGCGGCCCATGACGCACTCTGAGGTGGAGTATGAGAATTTTAAACAACTGCAGCAGCTCAACCAGGAGCGTGCGCACGATCCACAGCTGGCAAAGATTGATCGTGAGATAGAGCAGCTGCTGGTGAAGAAAATGCTACTGCTCAATCCGGGCTCAACGGTCACGGCGGAACCGACGCTCCCGGCGAACACGCACACGGCTGCTCCACCGGCCCTCCCCAGCGAGCGCAGTGGAACGGTGTACACGTCGGTACATGATCCGGTTTCGGCTGAcagcagctgctcgaaaaataGCACCGCCAGTACGGCCTGGAACTCACACTATCATATGGCGAAGGTGATAAAAAATCGCTCCAAGCTGGAGACGCCCGTCGAGCTTACGACCACACCGTCGGATGTGAGCATTCCCACCTTTATAAAGCAGAAGCAGGACAAGTTTGTGGAAAACTATGATCAGGTTCGTACGCGCCGTGTGTTTGAGGAGCAGAACCACCTGTACACCCGTccgtacagcagcagccgcaggaGTGATCGCCGACACCATCCGCTCCAGCAGGAGAAGGAAAACCATCACGCCTTCGGTAAGGATCGGTACGCGCTCAACAAACTGTCGAAGGGAACGGGCGGCGACAGTCGGCGACCGATTTCGTCCTCGAACAATACGATCCTGTCGCCGGAGTTTATATCTTCCGACTCGATATCGATACCGGTCGTTACGACGCTGACGAACACCACCACAACGCACCACTATGACATCAAGTCGAGAAGGCCATCGTTGCCCCTGGCAACGAAAGGAGGACGCACGGCTGGCACACAAACAACCGATTCCATTTTGCGTACCAAGCCCATTTTTGGggaaaagaagcagaagagcACTGGTGTGACGGCATCCGTACAGGTTCCATCGACCGTTGGCAGGACAGGCATTGCGGAAGGCGGCTTCCCCATTGTCCAATGTAACTGTCCCTGCGGGCAGCGTGAACCCACCGTAGAAACGCACGGCATTCCACGGCGAACGGAAATTATCGACCGCACGGCAACCGGTCGGCAAGACAAGCAGGCCCAAACGAAACCCTCCTCCATCGCGTACGTTATTACGTTCGAAGGGACGACGGCTGCGGAACGGAACCGTCACGACAACTACGGATCAGCACCACCGGTGCGCCATCCATCGTCACTATCGAGCGATAATGAGGGTAGCAGCGGTAGTGCCGGGGAAAGTGAACCCGAAAATGGGAAGGACAACGTGTCGGAAAAGATGCTCACGCTGCGGGAACAGTTCCGCCGGTCCTGTCCGGCAACGTTGAGCCGTATCGAGGAGCGCCGGCAGTGTATAAGCGAGCTGAACAAACTACGAAGCAAGCGGAACCAGCAGCGGcaacggctgctgctgctcacgtCGGACGACTCGCTGCGCAAGACGAGCGCGGCGGGAGGAAGGGGTCAgctaccgccaccaccgctcAGCCAGAGGCGCGTGTTTGCGTCGACGCGTGCCATCCGGGAAAACACCCGCCGCCAGGTTCGCAATCTGCCGGAGGTGCAGCGAAAGCGGGAGATTGAACGTTTCAACAATTTGAAGCGCAAAAATCGAATACTCAAGGATGTGTACAACAAG AATCTGCAACGAAAAGTGCTGAAAGGGCAAGTTGACCTATCGAACAGTGTTCGAGTGATTCAGGATTAG
- the LOC120950341 gene encoding V-type proton ATPase subunit B, protein MSTMYNKTLSAHQAHKEHVLAVSRDFISQPRLIYKTVSGVNGPLVILDEVKFPKFAEIVQLRLSDGTVRSGQVLEVSGSKAVVQVFEGTSGIDAKNTVCEFTGDILRTPVSEDMLGRVFNGSGKPIDKGPPILAEDFLDIQGQPINPWSRIYPEEMIQTGISAIDVMNSIARGQKIPIFSAAGLPHNEIAAQICRQAGLVKQTGKSVLDEHEDNFAIVFAAMGVNMETARFFKQDFEENGSMENVCLFLNLANDPTIERIITPRLALTAAEFLAYQCEKHVLVILTDMSSYAEALREVSAAREEVPGRRGFPGYMYTDLATIYERAGRVEGRNGSITQIPILTMPNDDITHPIPDLTGYITEGQIYVDRQLHNRQIYPPVNVLPSLSRLMKSAIGEGMTRKDHSDVSNQLYACYAIGKDVQAMKAVVGEEALTPDDLLYLEFLTKFEKNFISQGNYENRTVFESLDIGWQLLRIFPKEMLKRIPASILAEFYPRDSRH, encoded by the exons ATGTCGACGATGTACAATAAGACCCTGTCGGCCCACCAGGCCCACAAGGAACACGTTCTGGCAGTTTCGCGTGATTTCATCTCCCAGCCGCGCTTGA TCTACAAAACCGTGTCCGGTGTAAACGGACCGCTGGTCATTTTGGATGAGGTGAAGTTCCCGAAGTTTGCCGAAATCGTGCAGCTGCGCTTGAGCGATGGCACCGTCCGCTCCGGTCAGGTGCTGGAAGTGAGTGGCTCGAAAGCCGTCGTCCAGGTGTTCGAAGGTACGTCCGGTATCGATGCCAAGAACACGGTGTGCGAGTTCACCGGCGACATTCTGCGTACGCCCGTGTCGGAGGACATGTTGGGCCGCGTGTTCAACGGCTCCGGCAAGCCCATCGACAAGGGCCCGCCAATTCTGGCCGAAGATTTCCTCGACATTCAG GGTCAACCGATCAACCCGTGGTCGCGTATCTACCCGGAGGAAATGATCCAGACCGGTATCTCCGCCATCGATGTGATGAACTCGATCGCCCGTGGTCAGAAGATTCCGATCTTCTCGGCTGCCGGTCTGCCGCACAATGAAATTGCCGCCCAGATCTGTCGCCAGGCCGGTCTTGTAAAGCAAACGGGTAAGTCGGTGCTGGACGAGCACGAGGACAACTTCGCCATCGTGTTCGCCGCCATGGGTGTGAACATGGAGACGGCCCGTTTCTTCAAGCAGGACTTCGAGGAGAACGGTTCGATGGAGAACGTGTGCCTGTTCTTGAACCTGGCCAACGATCCCACGATCGAGCGTATCATTACGCCGCGTCTGGCGCTGACGGCTGCCGAATTCTTGGCCTACCAGTGCGAAAAGCACGTGCTGGTCATCCTTACCGACATGTCGTCGTACGCCGAGGCGCTGCGTGAGGTGTCGGCCGCCCGTGAGGAGGTGCCCGGACGTCGCGGTTTCCCCGGCTACATGTACACCGATTTGGCCACCATCTACGAGCGGGCCGGACGTGTCGAGGGCCGCAACGGTTCGATCACGCAGATCCCCATCCTGACCATGCCGAACGACGACATCACCcatccgattccggatttgACCGGTTACATTACCGAGGGCCAGATCTACGTCGACCGTCAGCTGCACAATCGGCAGATCTACCCGCCGGTGAACGTGCTGCCGTCGCTGTCCCGTCTGATGAAGTCCGCCATCGGCGAGGGCATGACGCGCAAGGATCACTCCGACGTGTCGAACCAGCTGTACGCTTGCTACGCCATCGGCAAGGACGTGCAGGCCATGAAGGCCGTCGTCGGCGAGGAGGCGCTCACGCCCGACGATCTGCTGTACCTGGAGTTCTTGACCAAGTTCGAGAAGAACTTCATCTCGCAGGGCAACTACGAGAACCGCACCGTGTTCGAGTCGCTCGACATCGGCTGGCAGCTGCTGCGTATCTTCCCGAAGGAGATGCTCAAGCGTATCCCGGCCTCGATCCTGGCCGAGTTCTACCCGCGCGACTCGCGCCATTAA